The Vibrio syngnathi DNA window TGGGGACGTTTGTACGATAACCTCACCGGTTCTCTAAAACTGTCGCTGAAGCTGAACGGTGAAGATGAAGCGCTAGGTTTTTCACAAGCCGCGAGTTTGTTGTACGGCAGCGAATTCGACAAACAAGAACCGGCATGGCGCGCGGTTCAAGGCGCAATGAAGACGCATCAAGAGTCTTTTGCTTCGATCCTAAATGCATTGGCGGGTTGGCGACTGACTGAAAACAAAAAGCGCTCGAAGATTAGCGATGTGCATTTCCTTGATCCAAGCCTACACGGCAGCCGCATTGTGCCAGAAACGCTAGACACCATGATGTCGGTAGCAAAGGCAAATCGAGCAGTAGGCCAGAAAGCAGGCCTGTTAATGGCAAGAGTTCACGGGCTCGATGAAATGAAGCCTTGGAACCATTTAGCAGCGATGCCACCGCTGGGTGACAGCGAATCTAAGGTTTACCCATTTGATGAAGCGATCGAAGTGATTAAAACCGCCTTCGCTGAAGTCAATCCAGAGATGGCTGATTTCGTCGCATTAATGGTTGAGAACGGTTGGATTGATGCCGCTCCAGCAGCCAATAAACGTCTAGGTGCGTACTGCACTAAATTTGCTGCGACACGCACCCCGCTTGTGTTTATGACATGGAGTGGTAGCCGCTCAGGCTTAATGACATTGGCGCACGAGCTAGGCCACGCGTTCCACAACTGGGTGATGAAAGACATGCCGTTGTGTCAAACACGCTACCCAATGACGCTAGCAGAAACCGCTTCGATCTTTGCTGAAAATATCGTTCGTGACCATCTATTGAAGCAAGCACAAACACGTAATGAGAAACTTGAAATGCTGTGGGAAGAGCTTTCTTCTTCTTTGGCATTAATGGTGAACATTCCCGTTCGTTTTGAGTTTGAGAAAGCCTTCTACGAGCAGCGTGAAAAAGGTGAGCTCACGGCTCAGCAGCTGTGTGACTTGATGGAAACGACTTGGAAAGAGTGGTACGGCGATGCAATGACAGAAGCCGACCCTTATTTCTGGGCGAGCAAGCTACACTTTAGCATCTCTCAAGTGAGCTTTTACAACTACCCATACCTATTTGGTTACTTGTTTAGTAAAGGTGTTTACGCTCAGCGTGATGCGAAAGGTGATCAATTCTATGGCGATTATGTTTCACTGCTTCGTGATACGGGCAGCATGATGGCGGAAGAAGTGGTTCAAAAACACCTTGGCATGGACCTGACTCAAGCTGATTTTTGGCAACAAAGCATCGACATGGTCAAAGTTCAAATCGACGAATTTGAAAGATTGCTCGATCAGGAAGATTAATTGATCTCAATCTGTTCATGACAGGTAAGAGCTGTGTTAGCTTACGTGGCTCTTATCTTGCTGAAATGACTAAATTTAAAATGATTATTTAGACCAGAATTAAAAAATCATTATTTGGAACAGATGTCGATTAGTAAAGTCAGCAGGTAATACAAAAAATATGGGTAGTATTTGTGAGAGATAACGGAGTTTCTATTGATAAGTGCGATCCTAGCAACACAATTTCTATGTACAATTTATTAACATACGGCCGTGCAATTAAGGAGTAGCGCATGACGAAGACCCTCTTTCGCCAATCATTTCTTTTTGACAGCCTAGATCTTGAGCAAGAAGTGGTTGCAGGACTGACCGTACTAAGTAACGGTGTTCAAATTAAGCTTCATCAACGCGGTGTATTGGAAGTGATTCCCGCGGAGTACAATTCTGAAACCAAGAACATCATATTTTCGACCGGTGTTCATGGAGATGAAACCTCGCCAATGGAGCTGATTGATAAGCTCATTGAGGACGTTGAAACCGGCTTCCAAGTCGTGACCGCAAGATGTTTGTTCATCATCGCTCACCCAGAAGCAACCAACGCGCATACTCGTTTTCTTGATGTGAACATGAACCGTCTGTTTGATGACAAGCAGTACGAGAGCAATCGAGAAGTGGATATCGCGAATAACTTGAAAGACTTGGTCACTGAGTTTTACAAGGAAACGGTCCCATCGACTCGTTGGCACTTAGATCTGCACTGTGCGATCCGTTTGTCTAAGCATTACTCTTTCGCAGTGAGCCCTAAGGTTCGTCACGAAGTTCGCAGTAAAGCTTTGTTCGATTTCATTAACAGTGCCCACGTTGAAGCGGTGTTGTTATCTAATGCGCCAACGAGCACCTTCAGTTGGTACAGTGCTGAAAACTTCGAAGCGCAAGCTCTGACAATGGAGCTTGGGCAGGTAGCAAGAATAGGTGAGAACCAACTTGATAAGTTAACGGCTTTTGATTTGGCGATGCGTAATCTGATTGCTGAAGTAGAACCAGAGCATTTACCAAAGAAAACCATTACTTATCGCGTAAGCCGAACCATTGTTCGTTTGCACGATGATTTTGATTTTATGTTCTCAGATGCCGTTGAGAACTTTACGGCGTTCAAACACGGTGAAGTGTTTGGTCATGATGGTGATAAGCCATTGATGGCGAAGAATGAAAATGAAGCGGTGGTATTCCCAAATCGTAACGTTGCTATTGGTCAACGAGCGGCCTTAATGGTGTGCGAAGTCGAAACACGATTCGACCATGGTCAGCTTGTGTACGATTAATCTCCAGTCGGATTTAATCGACCAAAACAACCACCCAACTGGTTGAAATATCAAGGTTCACATTACGGTGTGAGCCTTGAGTTTATTTAGGGATACAGGTAAGGTTACGCGAACAATTTCAAAGTAGCTTGATATGGATTTCCAACAACTTCTTCACCAAAAACAGCGCAAATGGACGCGAGCCATTTACCTGATGGCTGCACTGCTTGTCACGCTGAGTGCGATTTATCTAATGGTTGGCGATCTCTTCATCTCCCCTCTGGGCATCTTGTCGACATTAGAACAAAAATTACTGATTGATTTACGCTTACCCCGACTATTGGCGGCTATTGCTATCGGGGCTGGGTTAGCTGTATCTGGCGCAAGCTTACAAGTCTTATTGGGTAACGTATTAGCAGAGCCCGGTGTGCTCGGCATTTCTGGTGGCGCAAGCTTGGCGATGGTGATCGCGCTGTTCTTCTTACCGTTTGCTCCTACGCCTGAATTGTTTATGATTGCCGCCGTTTTAGGCTCACTCTGTTTTACCGTGATTCTGGTTAGCATGGTAAAAACGATGCGACTTACTACCGCCAAATTACTGCTAGTCGGTGTCGCGTTGGGCATTCTTTCTGGTGCGATGGTGACGTGGGCGTTCTATTTTAGTGATGACCTCAGCCTACGCTTATTGATGTATTGGCTGATGGGCAGCTTAGGTGGCGTCACTTGGTATCAACACTCGCTCACGTTAGTTATGATCCCTGTGATTATTTGGTTGTGCCTGCAAGGTAGCAAGCTAGACAAATTGATGATTGGCGAGACCCATGCTGCGCAGTTAGGCGTGAACGTTCCGAGATTACGTTGGCGCTTGATCTTCGCTGTGTCTATTTTGGTCGGCTGCGCAGTTGCGTTAGGCGGCGTAATCAGCTTTGTCGGTTTGGTTGTGCCACACTTACTGCGTTTAGCGATTGGTACCGACAACCGATATCTTCTTCCTTTGTCTGCCGTTGCGGGCGCTGCTTTGTTGGTGTTTGCTGATATCTGTGCTCGAACTTTATTAGATTCAGCAGAACTTCCTTTAGGTGTGATGACCACCAGTATCGGCGCACCAATCTTCATTTGGATGTTAATTAGAAATCATGATTCAAATTAAGAGCCTGAGCGTCGGCGCTCGTTTATTACCACTATCATTTGAGCTCAAACAAGGGCAGGTGACTCACGTTATCGGCCCCAATGGCAGTGGCAAAAGTACCTTACTAGAAGCGATATCTGGCGTTGGTGATGGCTACAAAGGTGATATAAAGCTCGACGGTCAAGACTTGTCAGTGTTGTCGTTACAAGACTTATCATTGCATCGCGCTTACCTGTGTCAAAGTGCAAGGCCAGCCTTCAACTTGGAAGTGTTCCAATACCTCGCGTTGTCACTGCCAAGCTCGTCGCACGGCCTTGATGCTGAAATCAATGCAGCTTTGGAAGAAATAAGCCAGATGCTAGACATCACAGACAAACTTCATCGTTCAATTCAGACACTGTCTGGTGGTGAATGGCAACGGGTTCGCTTGGCGGGAATGTGCCTGCAAATTTGGCCGACGCTTAATCCTTACGCAAAACTCCTGATCCTAGACGAACCTGCAGCGCCATTGGATATTGCGCAAGAAGCCTTGCTGTACAAGCTTATCGAACGAGTGGCTGAGAAGGGCATTGCGGTTATTATGGCTAACCACGACCTGAACCGAACCTTGAAACATGCCGACCAAGTACTGCTGCTCGACAAGGGCGTACTACAAGCCTCAGGCAGTGCAGAACAAGTACTTGCGCCTGAACAGCTAGAATCCGTATTCAACACACAAGTAAAAAGCATCTCGGTCGACAATCAAACTTATCTTTTGTTTGGTTAACTTAGGCTCATCAATACAAGGCAACCTATATGTTTAGATATATTCAACGACGACGAATCAAGAAAGTAATCAAATCACTTTCAGCAAAGTTGGTAAAAGCGTACGGAAGCAGTGACTTTTTCTCTATTGGTCAGGTAGAAACGAGTTCTAGTCAACTGAGTAAGCGCCAACAACTGGTTGCTTTAGCTTTGTTTGCAGATCCACAAGACCTTGCTGTTGAACTGGCTCCTGCCATTCAATTGCTGCGTAATGACGTGTCTAACGACTTCTTCGGTGGTGAGGAATATACCGCGCGTGATGTACTTAACTTATTGGGCGGTGGCGGTTGGAAGGGCGGTCGTATGGACGATGATATGTCGAATCGATTTGGCATGAATAGCCGCTATTAGTTTAGCTCGTTCAAATTAACGTTTAATGATTTATCGATTTATAAACGTATACGCTCAATAGCTTAGTAACTTAGAGACTTAGAGACTTAGAGACTTAGAGACTTAGCGACTTTGCAACAGTCTCAACAACGTTATAATGAAGCTCAAAAGCACTCAATATCATTATTTATGCGAGCGTTTCACTCGGATTGATTCAATAAAAAAATACCTTCCTAATGAACTATTTTCTTAGGGAATGCGTGATTCGTGTCGGTAAAAATCGATAATTCGAAGCAATATCATCTATCTCTAACGCATTTCTTTGAGTTGTGTGACTCTGATTCCTTTCAAAATAAATCCCACTTTTATTGATAGTTATGACGTATATATTTTCCGTGTTCTTAAAGTCAGAAACTATAAACCCTCGAACTGCAATCTTGATTAGAAAATGTCCAATCAATATTGCATACGGGGGTAAAATAATAGAGAGTGGGAAAGTGAAAACAGCAAATAATAATATTCTAAAAATAGCAGTGGGGATGGCTATGCTATCCAGCGTACCATCAGTAGCAAACGCTCATGGCTGGTCTGAATTTCCAAGTGCACGTCAGAATACGTGTTATGAACAAGGTGGGGTTTGGTCGGGTACGCCACCAAATGCGGCGTGTGCTCAAGCAAAAGAGATTTCTGGGTCATACCCGTTCGTTCAACGCAACGAATACGCCAAAAACATTGAAGACTTCAACAACATCAATGCTGTAAAGGCTGCGATTCCAGACGGCACTTTGTGTTATGCCAATGATTCGCAAAAGCGTGGTATGGGCGCACCTCATACAGGTTGGACTCGCACCGAGTTAAGCACTGGTACATTTGAATATGTATTCAACGCGACTGCACCACACAACCCGTCATTCTGGGAGTTCTATCTAACGAAACCAAACGCAGACCTAAGCAAAGGCTTAGCGTGGGGAGACTTAGATCTTATCCAAGAAGAGGGTAACGTTCCGGTTAATGGTGGTAAGTACCGCATTAACGTCACTATCCCTTCAGACCGTTCTGGCGATGCGATTCTATTCGTTCGCTGGCAACGTGATGATGCTGCGGGCGAAGGCTTCTACAACTGTTCAGACATCACTATCGCGGGTGGCATAACCCCTCCACCAGAGCCGGGTCCAGAGCCCGATCTCGTGCGTGGTGATCTGTTTGTTTCAGACCAATTTGGAACGCCAAAAGTTGGTGACACAGTTAAGTACGACATCATCAACAAGTATGGTGAAGTAGCGCGTAGCTTCGACATCGTCATCGATGCTTCAAACGTTAACGATTGGTCTCGTTTGTTGGCTTCAGAAATTAATGGCTGGCACGAAGAGTTTAAAGATGGCGCGATCTTCATTGGTGACTGGCATGCCGAAATGGAACACTACATGTATTTCCAAAACGATCCGTCACGTAACTTCTTCAACTCAAAGGATAGCCGTGCTTCTGGTCAGTTAACGTTGATTGATGGTGGCGACGGTGGTCTTGAACCATTGAAAGGCGACATCTACGAGCTAGTGAAGAGTGACAACGTAGTGAATGCTGGCGACAAAGTTGTGATTGCGACAAGCGAAGCAGCAAACCTAACACAGACTCAAGGTTCTGCCGTTAGCATTCAGAACAACGGAACGGCTTCAATTGTTGTTGATACGACTGCGATTACAGCGAACGAAACTCTGTCGTTCATTGCTAGCTCAATTGAAAGCGAAAGTGTAGAAACCTTCACATTCGAAGTGATTGCTGATGACGGTGGCGTAACACCAGACCCAGATCCAACGCCGGATCCTGATCCGACTCCTGACCCAGACAATGGCACTTGGGACTCTACAGCGACTTACCTAGGCGGTGAAGTAGTAACGTACTCAAACCAGTCTTGGAAAGCACAGTGGTGGATTCAAGGTGGTACAAACCCTAAAGCGACCTACGAAAATGAGAAATGGGGAGTTTGGCGTCCAGCGAACTAATCTTAACTATTGTTAGTCAATTAGCTTTAAAGTAATAATCAAGACACCACACTTTTTGACGAGTGTGGTGTCTTTTTTAACGTTTACATTTGTGGTATTGAATGTCATCAGCCTAGAAAAAGATGATTCAGAAACGGAGTCTTAATCGCTGAGCAGGGCTCTATAAGAAGATGAGAGTTATATAGAAAACAAGAGCTATATAAAAAGACCAGAAGCGTGATTTTCTGGTCTTTTACGTTTTGTCATGTGTTAGCGATTTATTCCAGAATAAGGTTTTGTTTAATCTCATCGTTAAGATATCCCTGATCAAAACCTGGTGTCATGAATTCGACGAAGGAGGAGTCTAGATAGCTGGTTTCTAGATACCCCGGTTCTAGATAATGGACATCTAAGTGATCAGCACTTGCGTAGGTGGGAATCGCGGAAAACAAAACGATACTGATCGCTGCAGCGATATTAATGACTTTGTTACGTTGAGGAGTCATTTTCATAGTAGTGCCCTCGAAAGGTGGGCAAATCCATCTGCCTATGAGA harbors:
- a CDS encoding M3 family oligoendopeptidase, translated to MTTPSWDLSIAYCDLDDAKIEQDIELIQQCIELLYLHVEKRHIILAMQNAIQTSEAAGTLLSTINTFANCHASVDATHTEAKALLGRVAKLNSEMSQAFSPYEDTLIHAEPEFIDAVLEHESADVAGQRFAIESSRKLASSRLSVAEEQLLAAMKVDGRDGWGRLYDNLTGSLKLSLKLNGEDEALGFSQAASLLYGSEFDKQEPAWRAVQGAMKTHQESFASILNALAGWRLTENKKRSKISDVHFLDPSLHGSRIVPETLDTMMSVAKANRAVGQKAGLLMARVHGLDEMKPWNHLAAMPPLGDSESKVYPFDEAIEVIKTAFAEVNPEMADFVALMVENGWIDAAPAANKRLGAYCTKFAATRTPLVFMTWSGSRSGLMTLAHELGHAFHNWVMKDMPLCQTRYPMTLAETASIFAENIVRDHLLKQAQTRNEKLEMLWEELSSSLALMVNIPVRFEFEKAFYEQREKGELTAQQLCDLMETTWKEWYGDAMTEADPYFWASKLHFSISQVSFYNYPYLFGYLFSKGVYAQRDAKGDQFYGDYVSLLRDTGSMMAEEVVQKHLGMDLTQADFWQQSIDMVKVQIDEFERLLDQED
- a CDS encoding succinylglutamate desuccinylase — translated: MTKTLFRQSFLFDSLDLEQEVVAGLTVLSNGVQIKLHQRGVLEVIPAEYNSETKNIIFSTGVHGDETSPMELIDKLIEDVETGFQVVTARCLFIIAHPEATNAHTRFLDVNMNRLFDDKQYESNREVDIANNLKDLVTEFYKETVPSTRWHLDLHCAIRLSKHYSFAVSPKVRHEVRSKALFDFINSAHVEAVLLSNAPTSTFSWYSAENFEAQALTMELGQVARIGENQLDKLTAFDLAMRNLIAEVEPEHLPKKTITYRVSRTIVRLHDDFDFMFSDAVENFTAFKHGEVFGHDGDKPLMAKNENEAVVFPNRNVAIGQRAALMVCEVETRFDHGQLVYD
- the btuC gene encoding vitamin B12 ABC transporter permease BtuC is translated as MDFQQLLHQKQRKWTRAIYLMAALLVTLSAIYLMVGDLFISPLGILSTLEQKLLIDLRLPRLLAAIAIGAGLAVSGASLQVLLGNVLAEPGVLGISGGASLAMVIALFFLPFAPTPELFMIAAVLGSLCFTVILVSMVKTMRLTTAKLLLVGVALGILSGAMVTWAFYFSDDLSLRLLMYWLMGSLGGVTWYQHSLTLVMIPVIIWLCLQGSKLDKLMIGETHAAQLGVNVPRLRWRLIFAVSILVGCAVALGGVISFVGLVVPHLLRLAIGTDNRYLLPLSAVAGAALLVFADICARTLLDSAELPLGVMTTSIGAPIFIWMLIRNHDSN
- the btuD gene encoding vitamin B12 ABC transporter ATP-binding protein BtuD; translated protein: MIQIKSLSVGARLLPLSFELKQGQVTHVIGPNGSGKSTLLEAISGVGDGYKGDIKLDGQDLSVLSLQDLSLHRAYLCQSARPAFNLEVFQYLALSLPSSSHGLDAEINAALEEISQMLDITDKLHRSIQTLSGGEWQRVRLAGMCLQIWPTLNPYAKLLILDEPAAPLDIAQEALLYKLIERVAEKGIAVIMANHDLNRTLKHADQVLLLDKGVLQASGSAEQVLAPEQLESVFNTQVKSISVDNQTYLLFG
- a CDS encoding DUF6559 family protein — protein: MFRYIQRRRIKKVIKSLSAKLVKAYGSSDFFSIGQVETSSSQLSKRQQLVALALFADPQDLAVELAPAIQLLRNDVSNDFFGGEEYTARDVLNLLGGGGWKGGRMDDDMSNRFGMNSRY
- a CDS encoding lytic polysaccharide monooxygenase; the encoded protein is MLSSVPSVANAHGWSEFPSARQNTCYEQGGVWSGTPPNAACAQAKEISGSYPFVQRNEYAKNIEDFNNINAVKAAIPDGTLCYANDSQKRGMGAPHTGWTRTELSTGTFEYVFNATAPHNPSFWEFYLTKPNADLSKGLAWGDLDLIQEEGNVPVNGGKYRINVTIPSDRSGDAILFVRWQRDDAAGEGFYNCSDITIAGGITPPPEPGPEPDLVRGDLFVSDQFGTPKVGDTVKYDIINKYGEVARSFDIVIDASNVNDWSRLLASEINGWHEEFKDGAIFIGDWHAEMEHYMYFQNDPSRNFFNSKDSRASGQLTLIDGGDGGLEPLKGDIYELVKSDNVVNAGDKVVIATSEAANLTQTQGSAVSIQNNGTASIVVDTTAITANETLSFIASSIESESVETFTFEVIADDGGVTPDPDPTPDPDPTPDPDNGTWDSTATYLGGEVVTYSNQSWKAQWWIQGGTNPKATYENEKWGVWRPAN